Proteins co-encoded in one Kutzneria chonburiensis genomic window:
- a CDS encoding SH3 domain-containing protein, whose translation MLGIPVLKLAVIGGVGVVAFAMIAHRNADASQSNAQCAFTVNADVLNVRAGPATTERVVGRLVQSQSTTAQPVVQNGFRQLDGARWASADYLVAAAGNTC comes from the coding sequence GTGCTCGGCATTCCGGTGCTGAAGCTGGCCGTGATCGGCGGGGTCGGTGTGGTGGCGTTCGCCATGATCGCGCACCGCAACGCCGACGCGTCGCAGAGCAATGCCCAGTGCGCCTTCACGGTCAACGCCGACGTGCTCAACGTGCGGGCTGGCCCGGCCACCACAGAGCGGGTCGTCGGCCGGCTGGTGCAGAGCCAGTCGACCACCGCGCAACCGGTGGTGCAGAACGGTTTCCGCCAGCTCGACGGGGCACGCTGGGCCTCGGCCGACTACTTGGTCGCGGCGGCCGGCAACACCTGCTGA
- a CDS encoding SGNH/GDSL hydrolase family protein has translation MGKKLLLAALTAMLGLTLAGTASAAAQPGYVALGDSYASGVGTRAYIDDACKRSSYAYAELLAGRLGLALNFQACSGAKTSDVLSKQVGALSASTNFVTVSVGGNDIGFSSVIEKCALPFYDCTGDINKAVGLISSTLTGALDNVYTQIHNRAPNAKVVVVGYPRLFNGVACNALARISPTEEGQINAAADKLDTAIGGRASAHGFTFLDPRSAFTGHAVCDKVEWLNGLSNPVSESYHPNRDGHVGFANLLQPLL, from the coding sequence ATGGGGAAGAAGCTCCTGCTCGCGGCTCTGACCGCGATGCTCGGTCTCACTCTCGCCGGCACCGCCTCCGCGGCGGCTCAACCCGGCTACGTCGCCCTCGGCGACTCCTACGCCTCCGGCGTCGGCACTCGGGCCTACATCGACGACGCCTGCAAGCGTTCCTCCTACGCCTACGCCGAACTGCTGGCCGGCCGGCTCGGGCTGGCGCTGAACTTCCAGGCGTGCAGCGGGGCCAAGACCAGTGACGTGCTGAGCAAGCAGGTCGGCGCGCTGTCCGCGTCGACCAACTTCGTCACGGTTTCGGTCGGCGGCAACGACATCGGCTTCTCGAGCGTGATCGAGAAGTGCGCGCTGCCGTTCTACGACTGCACCGGCGACATCAACAAGGCCGTCGGGCTGATCTCCAGCACGCTGACCGGCGCCCTGGACAACGTCTACACGCAGATCCACAACCGGGCGCCGAACGCCAAGGTCGTGGTGGTCGGGTATCCGCGGCTGTTCAACGGCGTCGCCTGCAACGCGCTGGCCCGGATCAGCCCGACCGAGGAGGGGCAGATCAACGCGGCCGCCGACAAGCTCGACACCGCCATCGGCGGCCGGGCCAGCGCGCACGGCTTCACCTTCCTCGACCCGCGGTCGGCCTTCACCGGTCACGCCGTGTGCGACAAGGTGGAGTGGCTCAACGGCCTGTCCAACCCGGTGTCCGAGTCCTACCACCCCAACCGCGACGGCCACGTGGGCTTCGCGAATCTTCTTCAGCCCCTGCTGTGA
- a CDS encoding NADP-dependent isocitrate dehydrogenase: MGKIKVEGTVVELDGDEMTRIIWQFIKDKLIHPYLDVNLDYYDLGIEHRDATDDQVTIDSANAIKKHGVGVKCATITPDEARVEEFGLKKMWLSPNGTIRNILGGVIFREPIVISNVPRLVPGWTKPIIIGRHAHGDQYKATNFKVAGAGELTMTFTPADGSEPIQHVVANYGPDGGVAMGMYNFRKSIEDFARASLSYGLQREYPVYMSTKNTILKAYDGMFKDVFQEIFEAEFKADFDAKGLTYEHRLIDDMVAAAMKWEGGYVWACKNYDGDVQSDTVAQGFGSLGLMTSVLMTPDGRTVEAEAAHGTVTRHYRQHQQGKPTSTNPIASIFAWTRGLQHRGKLDGTPAVTQFAQTLEEVVISSVEAGAMTKDLALLISKDQAWQTTEDFLNTLDENLQKRMASA, translated from the coding sequence ATGGGCAAGATCAAGGTCGAAGGCACCGTCGTCGAGCTCGACGGCGACGAGATGACCCGCATCATCTGGCAGTTCATCAAGGACAAGCTGATCCACCCGTACCTGGACGTCAACCTGGACTACTACGACCTGGGCATCGAGCACCGGGACGCGACCGACGACCAGGTCACCATCGACTCGGCCAACGCCATCAAGAAGCACGGCGTCGGTGTGAAGTGCGCCACCATCACGCCGGACGAGGCGCGGGTCGAGGAGTTCGGCCTGAAGAAGATGTGGCTCTCGCCCAACGGCACGATCCGCAACATCCTCGGCGGCGTGATCTTCCGCGAGCCGATCGTCATCTCCAACGTGCCGCGGCTGGTGCCGGGCTGGACCAAGCCGATCATCATCGGCCGTCACGCCCACGGCGACCAGTACAAGGCCACCAACTTCAAGGTGGCCGGCGCCGGCGAGCTGACCATGACCTTCACCCCGGCCGACGGCTCCGAGCCGATCCAGCACGTGGTGGCCAACTACGGCCCCGACGGCGGCGTGGCCATGGGCATGTACAACTTCCGCAAGTCCATCGAGGACTTCGCGCGCGCCTCGCTGTCCTACGGCCTGCAGCGCGAGTACCCGGTCTACATGTCGACCAAGAACACCATCCTCAAGGCCTACGACGGCATGTTCAAGGACGTGTTCCAGGAGATCTTCGAGGCCGAGTTCAAGGCCGACTTCGACGCCAAGGGCCTGACCTACGAGCACCGCCTGATCGACGACATGGTCGCCGCGGCCATGAAGTGGGAGGGCGGCTACGTCTGGGCCTGCAAGAACTACGACGGCGACGTCCAGTCGGACACCGTGGCGCAGGGCTTCGGCTCGCTGGGCCTGATGACCTCCGTGCTGATGACGCCGGACGGCCGCACCGTCGAGGCCGAGGCCGCGCACGGCACCGTGACCCGGCACTACCGCCAGCACCAGCAGGGCAAGCCCACCTCGACCAACCCGATCGCCTCGATCTTCGCGTGGACCCGTGGCCTTCAGCACCGCGGCAAGCTGGACGGCACCCCGGCCGTCACCCAGTTCGCCCAGACGCTGGAGGAGGTCGTGATCTCGTCGGTCGAGGCCGGCGCGATGACCAAGGACCTGGCCCTGCTGATCAGCAAGGACCAGGCCTGGCAGACCACCGAGGACTTCCTCAACACCCTCGACGAGAACCTGCAGAAGCGGATGGCGTCCGCCTGA
- a CDS encoding metal-dependent hydrolase yields MSTGPTHAMSGLMAWGGVSIVAIANHMPMTPQTWVVGAALCSGAALLPDLDHPEATVANTFGKVTWVLSKGVHWVSHVVYRTTRLRSDANRHGGHRGVTHTLVFAALAGLGTYGVVQWAHKVALLPLLFLFCALAVRGLLHEWTPKGHVLGVTVLSLGLTVLCWHWIDVGPPEQAMWCAVAVAAGCLAHCVGDAITEQGCPIFWPIPFSGKTWYPVALPKPMRMRTGGKVELGMLLPVLTVLGVWLSLASLQRTGVATWVPFDLLTLHHVPAVVAGR; encoded by the coding sequence GTGTCGACCGGACCCACGCACGCGATGAGCGGCCTGATGGCCTGGGGCGGCGTGTCCATCGTGGCCATCGCCAACCACATGCCGATGACCCCGCAGACCTGGGTCGTCGGGGCGGCACTGTGCAGCGGCGCCGCGCTGCTGCCCGACCTCGACCACCCCGAGGCGACCGTCGCCAACACGTTCGGCAAGGTCACGTGGGTGCTGTCCAAGGGCGTGCACTGGGTCAGCCACGTGGTCTACCGCACCACCCGCTTACGCAGTGACGCAAATCGGCACGGCGGCCACCGCGGCGTCACCCACACGCTGGTGTTCGCGGCGCTGGCCGGGCTCGGCACGTACGGCGTGGTGCAGTGGGCGCACAAGGTGGCGCTGCTGCCGCTGCTGTTCCTGTTCTGTGCCCTGGCCGTGCGCGGCCTGCTGCACGAGTGGACGCCCAAGGGCCATGTACTCGGCGTGACCGTGCTGTCCCTCGGGCTCACCGTGCTGTGCTGGCACTGGATCGACGTCGGTCCGCCCGAGCAGGCCATGTGGTGCGCCGTCGCGGTCGCCGCCGGCTGCCTCGCGCACTGCGTCGGGGATGCCATCACCGAGCAGGGCTGCCCGATCTTCTGGCCCATCCCGTTCTCCGGCAAGACCTGGTACCCGGTGGCGCTGCCCAAGCCGATGCGGATGCGCACCGGCGGCAAGGTCGAGCTGGGCATGCTGCTGCCGGTGCTGACCGTGCTCGGGGTGTGGCTGTCGCTGGCCTCGCTGCAACGCACCGGCGTCGCCACCTGGGTCCCGTTCGATCTGCTGACCCTGCACCACGTCCCAGCCGTGGTGGCCGGGCGCTGA
- a CDS encoding ArsR/SmtB family transcription factor: MSSTATALEHPVREDIRIEGVLQALADPVRLRIVRAIADHGEIPCGVLDLPVSKSTLTHHYRVLRESGVIHQRPVGTSKVNTLRREDLDALFPGLLDGVLAARRD, translated from the coding sequence ATGAGCAGCACCGCGACCGCGCTCGAGCACCCCGTCCGGGAGGACATCCGGATCGAGGGGGTGCTCCAGGCGCTGGCCGACCCGGTGCGGCTGCGCATCGTGCGGGCCATCGCCGACCATGGCGAGATCCCGTGCGGCGTGCTCGACCTGCCGGTCAGCAAGTCCACGCTGACCCATCACTACCGGGTGCTGCGCGAGTCCGGCGTCATCCACCAGCGCCCGGTCGGCACGTCCAAGGTCAACACCCTGCGCCGCGAGGACCTCGACGCCCTGTTCCCCGGCCTGCTCGACGGCGTGCTGGCCGCCCGCCGCGACTGA